From the Hyalangium gracile genome, one window contains:
- a CDS encoding RNA polymerase sigma factor has translation MAWEWDQERLRRFREGAPEVLGEVYRAHAEPLARALRAVAFRGRGFAHLQGALEVENTVLETFARAFEPRTRLAYDGVRPYAQFLMGIARNVVLEQSRTREVVAGLGPQDEGTTLDWELGHASTSGESLEQRLEDQEVEALLREFKGGLTPEELQLFELRFTEGLAQESAAERVGLTRIQVRRREKGLKQRLLGFLQTHGYLQGIQAKGWGFLKGRGDE, from the coding sequence ATGGCGTGGGAGTGGGACCAGGAGCGATTGCGGCGCTTCCGGGAAGGCGCACCGGAGGTGTTGGGAGAGGTGTATCGCGCGCACGCCGAGCCGCTGGCTCGCGCGCTGCGGGCGGTGGCCTTTCGTGGGCGCGGCTTTGCCCACCTGCAGGGCGCGCTCGAGGTGGAGAACACCGTGCTGGAGACATTCGCACGAGCCTTCGAACCCCGGACGCGCCTGGCGTACGACGGCGTGCGCCCCTACGCACAGTTCCTCATGGGCATCGCGCGCAACGTGGTGCTCGAGCAGTCCCGCACGCGCGAGGTGGTGGCGGGGCTGGGGCCGCAGGATGAGGGCACCACGCTGGACTGGGAATTGGGCCACGCCTCCACCAGTGGAGAGAGCCTGGAGCAGCGGCTCGAGGACCAGGAGGTGGAGGCGCTCCTGCGAGAGTTCAAGGGCGGCCTCACGCCGGAGGAGCTTCAGCTGTTCGAGCTGCGCTTCACCGAGGGACTGGCGCAGGAGAGCGCGGCCGAGCGCGTGGGGCTCACCCGCATCCAGGTGCGGCGGCGGGAGAAGGGCCTCAAGCAGCGGTTGCTCGGCTTTCTGCAGACGCATGGCTACCTGCAGGGCATCCAGGCGAAGGGCTGGGGTTTCCTGAAGGGGAGGGGCGACGAATGA